The following proteins are encoded in a genomic region of Cryptomeria japonica chromosome 11, Sugi_1.0, whole genome shotgun sequence:
- the LOC131046539 gene encoding BON1-associated protein 2: MDKVAFEIEIISAQDLKCVTSFGRPMRTYSVVWSDSTAQKCTRIDREGGSYPTWNDKFQVTVTKGFLKQKGSAALVQIYCKTMTGNKRVGSARMPYSDILEGFTKPESIHFLSYRIRTPNGRPRGYLDLSVRFLEKIDPRLYNSTPQFQMKFPAFPSKPIIPASSSGQGNRRPQNGYSIGIPLSNSYSSMNATILEPANSSYGYPYSACVSPFNF, translated from the coding sequence ATGGATAAAGTTGCATTCGAAATTGAGATAATCTCAGCGCAAGATCTCAAATGCGTGACAAGTTTTGGAAGGCCAATGCGCACATATTCAGTTGTATGGAGTGACTCCACCGCTCAAAAGTGTACGAGAATAGACAGAGAGGGTGGCAGTTACCCCACCTGGAACGATAAGTTCCAAGTGACTGTCAccaagggattcctcaagcaaaaggGCTCAGCTGCCTTGGTACAAATATACTGTAAAACTATGACGGGCAACAAGAGAGTGGGAAGCGCTCGAATGCCTTATTCCGACATTTTGGAGGGATTCACTAAGCCCGAGTCCATTCACTTTCTGAGCTATCGAATTAGGACTCCAAATGGCAGGCCTCGGGGTTACCTTGATTTGTCTGTGAGATTTCTGGAGAAAATTGATCCACGCTTATACAACTCAACACCTCAATTTCAGATGAAATTCCCGGCCTTTCCTTCGAAGCCCATTATACCTGCGAGTTCTAGCGGGCAAGGTAATCGGAGGCCACAAAATGGTTATTCGATTGGCATTCCCCTATCGAACTCCTATTCTTCCATGAACGCAACAATTTTGGAACCAGCAAACTCATCGTATGGTTATCCATACAGTGCCTGCGTTTCTCCATTTAATTTCTGA